In Gammaproteobacteria bacterium, a genomic segment contains:
- a CDS encoding glycosyltransferase family 2 protein, which produces MSEKLSIVLPSKNEGKSLELLLPKLKSCYSSAEIIVIDDGSDDNTGVLCADHAVTHVRHTYSKGNGAAIKSGARAATGDIIVFMDADGQHNPEDIPKLLEPFKNGADMVIGARKASGQASVARLFANSLYNRLASLLVGHRIEDLTSGFRAVRRELFLEFLHLLPNGFSYPTTITMCFFRAGYTVLYTPIETAKRIGRSHINLLRDGARFLIIIFKIATLYSPLKLFLPISLVHFTVASGYYFYTYTMFGRFTNMSALLFVASILIFLIGLVSEQITALLYKNRD; this is translated from the coding sequence ATGAGTGAAAAACTATCAATAGTCCTCCCGTCAAAGAATGAAGGCAAAAGCCTTGAACTGCTTCTTCCCAAGCTTAAGTCCTGTTACAGCAGCGCAGAGATTATTGTTATTGATGATGGCTCCGATGACAATACCGGGGTCTTGTGTGCAGACCATGCAGTGACGCATGTTCGGCATACCTACTCCAAAGGCAACGGTGCAGCAATCAAGTCCGGCGCCCGTGCCGCAACCGGGGACATTATTGTTTTCATGGATGCCGATGGTCAGCATAATCCGGAAGATATCCCAAAACTCCTGGAACCATTCAAAAACGGCGCGGATATGGTCATCGGCGCGCGCAAAGCCTCCGGGCAGGCCAGTGTTGCAAGATTGTTCGCCAATAGCCTGTATAACAGGCTTGCCAGCCTGCTGGTTGGACACAGAATTGAAGACCTGACATCGGGTTTTCGTGCCGTCAGACGCGAGCTTTTCCTGGAATTTCTTCACCTGCTGCCGAATGGTTTTTCATACCCAACCACCATTACCATGTGCTTTTTCCGTGCCGGTTATACCGTGTTATACACGCCAATCGAGACAGCAAAACGAATCGGCAGAAGCCATATCAACCTGCTTCGAGATGGCGCGCGCTTCCTGATTATCATCTTCAAGATCGCCACCCTGTATTCGCCGTTAAAGCTGTTTCTGCCGATCAGCCTGGTCCATTTTACGGTCGCATCTGGCTACTATTTCTACACTTATACAATGTTTGGCCGCTTCACCAATATGAGCGCGTTATTGTTTGTCGCCTCGATTCTGATTTTTCTGATCGGACTGGTATCGGAACAAATCACGGCGCTACTCTACAAAAACAGGGACTAA
- a CDS encoding class I SAM-dependent methyltransferase has product MESQTSKLACTGERVIEDDYKSSASRYLIYLFHIATYNFCTPYIRNKRVLEFGSGSGYGTFLIAPECRHIIGIDISVDAINYAKSRYQRDNLEYRNIDDINTTDLPFTDNEFDTVISFQVVEHIRNSDRFLSEIQRVLKPGGTLVIATPDRSTRLYPGQKPWNIFHITEYDPATFLRMMSRSFPETTLYGMTARGSVVDIETRRTEKLRKAAYPFTFPFCPEWYRQMSLGLLKKIQSFLPRAGHAETDSETRFGFSLDDIVIDKDAAPSVNIVSVSINPPSKT; this is encoded by the coding sequence ATGGAATCACAAACAAGCAAACTGGCCTGCACCGGCGAACGGGTTATTGAGGATGACTACAAATCCAGTGCGTCGCGATACCTGATCTACCTGTTTCATATCGCCACCTATAATTTCTGCACACCTTACATCAGGAACAAAAGAGTTCTTGAATTCGGATCCGGATCTGGTTACGGAACATTTCTGATTGCTCCCGAATGTCGGCACATCATTGGCATTGATATTTCCGTTGATGCGATTAACTATGCAAAATCCCGGTACCAGCGAGATAACCTCGAATACCGGAACATAGATGACATCAACACCACGGATTTGCCATTTACCGATAACGAATTCGATACGGTTATTTCATTCCAGGTGGTTGAGCATATTCGCAACTCAGATCGCTTTCTTTCCGAAATTCAGCGCGTTCTGAAACCTGGCGGCACATTGGTTATTGCCACACCTGATCGCAGCACCCGACTGTACCCGGGACAGAAGCCCTGGAACATATTTCATATCACCGAATACGATCCAGCAACATTTCTGCGAATGATGTCCCGGAGCTTCCCGGAAACAACCCTTTATGGCATGACCGCACGCGGCAGTGTTGTCGATATCGAAACCCGTCGAACCGAAAAACTCAGGAAGGCAGCGTACCCGTTCACCTTTCCGTTTTGCCCCGAGTGGTACAGGCAAATGAGCCTGGGACTGCTCAAGAAAATTCAGAGCTTTCTGCCCAGGGCCGGCCATGCTGAAACCGATAGTGAGACCAGGTTTGGTTTCAGCCTGGACGATATCGTTATCGACAAAGATGCGGCGCCAAGCGTGAATATCGTCTCCGTATCCATCAACCCGCCATCGAAAACGTGA
- a CDS encoding methyltransferase domain-containing protein gives MRIALLDQMIDMIPGTPESFLEIGPGMGDVSLYLTNRYTDIQATITDISETSIETLRSRFGDNPRATLAVSDFNNITGSARFDLIIACEVFEHLDDDNAAFQSVFRLLKPGGHFIFSVPAFMKKWGPADKYAGHVRRYEQQELRQQFQDNGFDIREFWSYGFPVTNFLSPVSKLYYYVQQRRTPLAGKDATQRSGTERSAAKKVRKLPYVLLMKPFFLVQDLTRKFNIGDGYIVLARKSS, from the coding sequence ATGAGAATCGCTTTGCTTGACCAGATGATCGATATGATTCCCGGCACCCCGGAATCGTTTCTTGAAATTGGGCCCGGAATGGGCGATGTCAGCCTTTATCTGACCAATCGCTACACTGATATACAGGCAACCATCACCGATATATCGGAGACGAGCATTGAAACCCTTCGCTCACGATTCGGAGATAATCCGCGGGCCACGTTGGCTGTCTCCGATTTCAACAATATAACGGGATCTGCCCGTTTTGATCTCATCATTGCCTGCGAGGTATTTGAACATCTCGACGATGACAACGCTGCTTTTCAGTCGGTATTTCGGTTACTCAAACCCGGTGGACATTTCATCTTTTCCGTTCCGGCCTTTATGAAAAAATGGGGGCCAGCAGACAAGTATGCTGGGCATGTCAGGCGATATGAACAGCAAGAACTTCGACAACAGTTTCAGGATAATGGTTTTGATATCCGTGAATTCTGGTCCTACGGCTTTCCAGTAACCAATTTTTTAAGTCCTGTCAGCAAACTGTACTACTACGTGCAGCAACGGCGCACGCCACTGGCCGGGAAGGATGCCACCCAGCGCAGCGGAACCGAAAGAAGTGCGGCCAAAAAGGTGCGGAAGCTGCCGTATGTTTTACTGATGAAACCGTTTTTCCTGGTTCAGGATCTGACCAGAAAATTCAATATTGGAGACGGCTATATTGTCCTGGCAAGGAAATCGTCATGA
- a CDS encoding glycosyltransferase → MSQNKRKLTILGVHLYSSAYPNTRFSVDLLRNSGRLETREIVLPMYSAAPFSGQKPGLCPKSIKFLRLAVRAVIAHSYVILRYCVTKKPDICYITYPGTGLLILMSLLPRFMRPRMLIADGFISIYDTAVCDRKLLMAGGLPARLLFLLEKHAFGTATRITVDTEENRQYYTGLFRIDVDRFRAIPLATDETSFVYNRYSPGNRKCKVLFIGTFVPLQGTDVIAKAIALLGRRPDIEFVVIGTGQAVDTFQQIIRENENNRVTWISEWQDSDSLATHIQSADICLGIFADSPKTRRVWPLKNYAYMACGRAIITADTECARRMFDGETDKPVITVPAGDAQALAGKIEHLADSPELRTQLSERARNYYDTNLSNQILRDKLINELMLS, encoded by the coding sequence ATGAGCCAGAACAAACGCAAGCTGACCATCCTCGGTGTTCATCTCTACTCTTCAGCGTACCCCAATACCCGCTTTTCTGTTGATCTGCTCAGGAATTCCGGGCGCCTTGAAACCCGGGAAATTGTTTTGCCGATGTATTCAGCAGCACCATTCAGTGGGCAGAAACCAGGACTGTGTCCCAAATCTATCAAGTTCCTGCGGCTTGCTGTTCGTGCCGTTATTGCCCATTCATACGTAATATTGCGCTATTGCGTGACGAAAAAACCGGATATCTGCTACATCACTTACCCGGGCACAGGATTATTAATACTCATGTCCCTGCTGCCCCGCTTTATGCGGCCAAGAATGCTCATTGCTGACGGTTTTATCTCGATATATGACACGGCTGTCTGTGACCGAAAATTGCTTATGGCAGGTGGATTACCGGCCCGGTTACTGTTTCTGCTCGAAAAGCACGCCTTCGGAACAGCAACCCGCATCACTGTCGATACCGAGGAAAACCGGCAGTACTACACCGGACTTTTCCGGATTGATGTGGATCGTTTCAGAGCCATTCCACTGGCCACCGATGAAACCAGTTTCGTTTACAACCGGTACAGTCCCGGCAACAGGAAATGCAAAGTACTGTTCATTGGCACATTCGTCCCACTACAGGGAACGGATGTCATTGCAAAGGCTATAGCCTTGCTTGGCAGACGACCAGATATAGAGTTTGTGGTTATTGGTACCGGCCAGGCAGTAGACACTTTCCAGCAAATCATCCGCGAAAACGAGAACAACCGGGTTACCTGGATCAGTGAATGGCAGGACTCGGACTCGCTGGCAACGCACATACAATCGGCGGACATTTGTCTTGGCATATTCGCCGACTCACCGAAAACCCGGCGTGTCTGGCCACTCAAAAATTACGCCTATATGGCATGTGGCCGCGCCATCATTACGGCCGACACTGAATGCGCAAGACGCATGTTCGATGGAGAAACTGACAAACCTGTTATTACCGTTCCGGCAGGAGATGCTCAGGCCCTCGCCGGGAAGATTGAACATCTTGCAGATTCGCCGGAGTTGCGCACGCAGCTTTCCGAAAGGGCGAGAAACTACTATGATACAAACCTCTCGAACCAGATCCTTCGAGACAAATTGATAAACGAGTTAATGCTTTCATGA
- a CDS encoding methyltransferase domain-containing protein, protein MTRQDLMNPAPEYRTNTMPREQLDKWYDEDYFNNYPKHDRRITQIIRNIKLSETDNICEFGCGPGHILIAMAGKIHHGTGIDVSEYAVSLAQKSARQADIHNLDFRSEDIEHLADNTGLAGKFDKVLMMDISEHLYDDTLIRFFRSAKTILKPGGQLIIHTPNAGYCLERMKARNFVLKQFESHIAVRNYSQHLPLLEAAGFRAIQVTYLPHYNRIIGLADRLLMGLPFIGRLFRARMLIVARSD, encoded by the coding sequence ATGACACGGCAAGACCTCATGAATCCCGCACCCGAATACCGGACAAATACGATGCCCAGGGAACAACTGGATAAATGGTACGATGAAGACTATTTCAACAACTATCCGAAACACGATAGGCGCATAACTCAAATAATACGCAATATCAAGCTGTCTGAAACAGATAATATATGCGAGTTTGGCTGTGGTCCCGGTCACATCCTGATTGCGATGGCAGGAAAGATCCATCATGGAACGGGTATTGATGTATCAGAATATGCCGTTTCGCTGGCACAAAAATCTGCACGCCAGGCTGATATTCACAACCTCGATTTCCGTTCAGAAGACATTGAACATCTTGCTGATAACACCGGGTTAGCCGGGAAGTTTGACAAGGTGCTGATGATGGACATTTCAGAACATCTTTACGACGATACACTGATCAGGTTCTTTCGATCAGCCAAGACAATTCTCAAACCCGGTGGTCAACTGATCATTCACACCCCCAATGCCGGTTACTGTCTTGAGCGCATGAAGGCAAGGAATTTCGTGCTTAAGCAATTTGAGTCCCATATTGCAGTCAGAAACTACTCCCAGCACCTGCCGCTGCTCGAAGCAGCCGGGTTCAGGGCAATACAGGTAACATATCTCCCGCACTATAATCGAATAATCGGTCTTGCAGACCGGCTGCTCATGGGGCTGCCATTCATTGGTCGTCTGTTTCGGGCCAGGATGCTGATTGTTGCCCGCTCAGATTGA
- a CDS encoding flippase-like domain-containing protein, with product MVGNSGFLRKLIRDYSMPLFVIISIAYASFYLSGQVEQINRHIRFAIWPLIFSAVFQCMFWLVSSYMWSMVVFSVAPVKPGIKESFLQLSLVNLGKYIPGKVWGMIARGSRLARQHGLDTEKIVQATYIEQVFLMGAGVVVMALLGAVLFDTAILWFTAMTITLLVVIAIGFQQPLNLLIRFARRLAGNTQSGRSENFVLSISRQFRFLVMYMLVWLLLGMVMYGISLSLLPAAPGYHDAAIVIIACIAGMSAGFLAVFAPGGVGVREAVSAWVLSVAMPLADAVLLVLVFRIWLAMLELLVGGGLVLFSRRHSG from the coding sequence ATGGTCGGGAATAGTGGCTTCTTGCGCAAACTGATCCGGGATTACTCGATGCCGTTGTTCGTCATCATCAGTATTGCCTACGCATCTTTTTATCTTTCCGGTCAGGTTGAGCAGATTAACCGTCATATTCGTTTTGCAATCTGGCCGTTGATCTTCAGTGCGGTATTCCAGTGCATGTTCTGGCTGGTATCGAGTTATATGTGGTCAATGGTTGTATTTTCGGTTGCACCTGTTAAGCCAGGTATCAAAGAAAGTTTTCTGCAGTTAAGTCTTGTGAATCTCGGAAAATATATTCCGGGAAAAGTATGGGGCATGATCGCGCGCGGGTCTCGTCTCGCTCGACAGCACGGGCTGGATACCGAAAAGATCGTTCAGGCAACGTATATAGAACAGGTTTTTCTGATGGGAGCAGGCGTTGTCGTTATGGCACTGCTGGGGGCGGTGCTGTTTGATACCGCGATATTGTGGTTTACAGCAATGACGATTACGCTGCTCGTCGTTATAGCTATCGGGTTTCAGCAGCCCTTGAATCTGTTGATCAGGTTCGCACGGCGATTAGCAGGTAACACGCAGTCAGGGCGCTCGGAAAATTTTGTATTATCGATTTCCAGGCAGTTCCGGTTTCTGGTGATGTACATGCTGGTATGGCTGTTGCTGGGCATGGTGATGTATGGAATATCCTTGTCGCTGCTTCCTGCAGCTCCCGGCTATCATGATGCAGCCATTGTTATTATTGCCTGTATCGCAGGAATGAGTGCCGGGTTCCTGGCGGTTTTCGCGCCGGGTGGAGTGGGTGTGCGGGAAGCGGTAAGTGCCTGGGTTCTGTCTGTTGCAATGCCATTGGCAGACGCGGTCTTGCTGGTGCTGGTGTTTCGTATCTGGCTCGCGATGCTGGAGCTTCTGGTGGGCGGCGGGCTGGTGTTGTTTTCCCGCAGACATTCCGGATGA
- the ccmA gene encoding cytochrome c biogenesis heme-transporting ATPase CcmA, producing the protein MPTLSINNLAASRGDRTLFRSLDFSVESGQCLHITGHNGCGKTTLLRVLCGLTRPDTGTVSWQGDSIAENSDDYHASQAYVGHKNSMHGDLTALENLDFSTRVAGAEVGMSPVEALKLFGLQAYAHLPVRVLSQGQQRRAALARLLLNKKPLWIMDEPFSGLDTQNTAVLYQQIERHLDQGGMLVVTAHHGLELGKSRVSELNLEGYKNP; encoded by the coding sequence GTGCCCACGCTTTCCATCAACAATCTAGCAGCCTCGCGCGGTGACCGCACGCTTTTCCGGTCCCTTGACTTCAGCGTCGAATCCGGCCAATGCCTGCACATTACCGGACACAATGGCTGCGGCAAGACCACGCTGCTGCGTGTTCTGTGCGGATTGACCCGGCCCGACACAGGCACGGTGTCCTGGCAAGGCGATTCCATCGCCGAAAACAGCGATGATTACCACGCCAGCCAGGCCTATGTCGGGCACAAAAACAGCATGCACGGGGACCTGACTGCCCTGGAAAATCTCGATTTCAGCACGCGCGTCGCCGGGGCCGAGGTCGGCATGAGTCCGGTCGAAGCACTGAAATTATTCGGACTGCAGGCCTATGCCCACCTGCCTGTACGGGTACTGTCACAGGGTCAGCAACGCCGTGCGGCGCTGGCACGCTTGCTGCTGAACAAAAAACCCTTGTGGATCATGGATGAACCGTTCAGCGGTCTTGATACTCAAAACACTGCTGTGCTGTACCAGCAAATCGAACGTCACCTGGATCAAGGTGGCATGCTTGTCGTCACCGCCCATCACGGGCTCGAGCTCGGCAAATCGCGCGTTTCCGAACTCAACCTGGAAGGCTACAAGAACCCATGA
- the ccmB gene encoding heme exporter protein CcmB: protein MSCYQAFTATLKREMVTTFRRVHDVLNPLVFFIIVVALFPLGVGPEPNLLQKMAPGVIWVAALLATMLSLPRLFNRDYDEGSLEQLLLSPCPLTLLVLAKIIAHWLLSGLPLVLISPLLAIQLNLDAESSRALILTLLLGTPTLSLIGAIGSALTLGLRGGGVLVSLLILPLYTPVLIFGAGAVVAVANSLPMQAHTSLLAAILALAFTFAPMAAASALRISLD, encoded by the coding sequence ATGAGCTGTTATCAGGCCTTCACTGCAACGCTTAAACGTGAAATGGTGACCACCTTCCGCCGGGTGCATGATGTGCTGAACCCACTGGTATTTTTCATCATCGTGGTAGCCCTGTTTCCGCTGGGGGTGGGGCCGGAACCCAACCTGCTGCAAAAAATGGCGCCAGGCGTGATCTGGGTAGCCGCACTCCTGGCAACCATGCTGTCCCTTCCGCGCCTGTTCAACCGCGACTACGACGAGGGCTCGCTGGAGCAACTGCTGCTGTCCCCGTGCCCGCTGACCTTGCTGGTATTGGCCAAAATCATTGCCCACTGGCTGCTCAGTGGCCTGCCACTGGTGCTGATCTCGCCGCTGCTGGCCATTCAGCTCAATCTGGACGCGGAAAGCTCCCGGGCGCTAATCCTGACCCTGCTGCTGGGCACGCCGACCCTGAGCCTGATTGGCGCCATTGGCAGCGCCCTGACGCTGGGACTGCGCGGTGGTGGCGTACTGGTTTCTCTGCTGATTTTGCCCCTGTATACTCCGGTACTGATTTTTGGCGCCGGCGCGGTAGTGGCCGTTGCCAACAGTTTGCCAATGCAGGCCCACACATCGCTGCTGGCAGCAATACTGGCCCTGGCGTTCACGTTTGCACCAATGGCCGCAGCATCGGCATTGCGCATTTCCCTGGACTAG
- a CDS encoding heme ABC transporter permease, producing the protein MWFSKYAAPVIFYPFAGKLIPWLGAITAILFGYGMYTGFFVAPADYQQGESYRIMFIHVPSAWMSMFIYVVMAVSGAIALAWKTRLSEILASACAPIGASFTFIALITGSLWGKPMWGTYWVWDARLTSELILLFLYLGYMALEASIDDPRRAARASAILALVGVINIPIIHFSVEWWNTLHQPASISSVSKAVKPSIHPSMLIPLLVMFVACKTYFFTVVLMRMRHIILVRERHTSWLRDLPELKS; encoded by the coding sequence ATGTGGTTTTCCAAATACGCGGCACCGGTCATTTTTTACCCCTTCGCCGGCAAACTCATTCCCTGGCTGGGCGCCATCACCGCGATACTGTTCGGTTATGGCATGTACACCGGGTTTTTCGTGGCACCGGCGGACTACCAGCAAGGCGAGTCGTACCGGATCATGTTTATCCATGTCCCATCTGCGTGGATGTCCATGTTCATCTACGTGGTCATGGCGGTATCAGGCGCCATTGCCCTGGCATGGAAAACACGATTATCAGAAATCCTGGCTTCGGCCTGCGCCCCCATCGGCGCCTCTTTCACTTTTATCGCCCTGATTACCGGGTCGCTGTGGGGCAAACCCATGTGGGGCACCTACTGGGTCTGGGACGCGCGATTGACCTCTGAACTGATCTTGTTGTTCTTGTACCTGGGTTACATGGCCCTGGAAGCCAGTATCGATGACCCGCGACGGGCGGCACGGGCGTCCGCCATCCTGGCGCTGGTAGGTGTCATTAACATCCCCATCATTCACTTCTCCGTGGAGTGGTGGAACACCCTGCACCAGCCGGCATCCATCAGCTCGGTGAGCAAGGCGGTCAAACCGTCGATTCACCCAAGCATGCTCATACCCTTGCTGGTCATGTTTGTCGCCTGCAAGACCTATTTCTTCACCGTGGTACTGATGCGCATGCGTCACATCATCCTGGTGCGAGAACGCCATACCAGCTGGTTACGCGACCTGCCGGAGCTGAAATCATGA
- the ccmD gene encoding heme exporter protein CcmD, whose amino-acid sequence MNWNEFFNMGGYGFFVWTSYGVTAVVLIANIVGARVRHKQEITRLKQQIALEQES is encoded by the coding sequence ATGAACTGGAACGAATTCTTCAACATGGGTGGCTACGGCTTTTTCGTCTGGACCAGCTATGGCGTCACCGCCGTTGTGCTGATTGCCAATATTGTCGGTGCACGCGTGCGCCACAAACAGGAAATCACCCGACTCAAACAACAGATTGCACTAGAGCAGGAATCATGA
- the ccmE gene encoding cytochrome c maturation protein CcmE, which yields MKPRHKKFAIIISAVIGVSVASLFVLDAFKSNLVFFHSPSDVMAGKAPMQKIFRLGGMVKEGSVVKSGDGLSVSFVVTDFAKDIAVSYKGILPDLFREGQGVITQGKMASLESQFVADEVLAKHDENYMPPEVADAMKRAKEAKQAETAAGETKQ from the coding sequence ATGAAACCGCGTCACAAGAAATTTGCCATTATTATCTCGGCCGTAATCGGCGTCAGTGTTGCTTCGCTGTTTGTGCTGGATGCATTCAAGAGCAACCTGGTGTTTTTTCATTCACCGTCTGATGTCATGGCCGGCAAGGCGCCGATGCAGAAGATCTTTCGCCTCGGCGGCATGGTCAAGGAAGGCAGCGTGGTCAAAAGCGGTGACGGTCTCAGCGTGAGCTTTGTTGTCACTGACTTCGCCAAGGATATTGCCGTCAGTTACAAGGGCATCCTGCCGGACCTGTTCCGTGAAGGTCAGGGCGTGATCACGCAAGGCAAGATGGCGAGCCTGGAAAGCCAGTTTGTTGCTGATGAGGTACTGGCCAAGCACGATGAAAACTACATGCCGCCCGAAGTAGCAGACGCGATGAAACGCGCCAAGGAAGCCAAGCAGGCGGAGACAGCCGCAGGTGAGACAAAACAATGA
- a CDS encoding DsbE family thiol:disulfide interchange protein has translation MKKFLIPIIAFVAIGVLLYIGLSLNPRHIPSPLIGKPLGEFSLPTVHDESKMLGKKDLLGRVYLLNVWASWCVACRQEHPLLMEVQRQNLVPIIGVDNKDERADALAFLQQMGNPYEQSVADRNGRFSIDLGVYGVPESFVIDKNGMIRYKHIGPIDQQSLFQTILPLVHKLRQE, from the coding sequence ATGAAGAAGTTCCTGATACCAATTATTGCCTTTGTGGCCATCGGCGTATTGCTATACATCGGCCTGTCGCTGAATCCACGACATATTCCGTCGCCACTGATCGGCAAGCCACTGGGCGAGTTCTCATTGCCAACCGTGCACGACGAATCAAAAATGCTTGGCAAAAAGGATTTGCTCGGACGCGTGTACCTGTTGAACGTCTGGGCATCCTGGTGTGTTGCCTGTCGCCAGGAGCACCCGTTATTGATGGAAGTTCAGCGCCAGAACCTGGTGCCAATAATTGGCGTCGATAACAAGGATGAGCGCGCCGATGCGCTGGCCTTTTTGCAGCAGATGGGCAATCCCTATGAACAATCCGTTGCCGACCGGAACGGCCGGTTCAGTATTGATCTTGGCGTTTACGGCGTACCGGAAAGCTTTGTCATCGACAAGAATGGCATGATCCGCTACAAGCACATCGGCCCGATCGATCAACAATCACTGTTCCAGACTATTTTGCCATTGGTGCACAAGCTCAGGCAGGAATAG
- a CDS encoding cytochrome c-type biogenesis protein CcmH, producing MHRLMVAGLLALMMSIPAMAEDAALPGPVKAEDAVQEDPMHREMLDIAKDLRCAVCQNQPVSESNSELARDMRVIIREQLEQGKSRSDIVQYFVERYGNFVLMKAPYSGTGTVLWLLPAILVVLAVLAAAVYLRSRLGSGSGARDTADTTDAATAVSEEDRERIRALREKGGV from the coding sequence ATGCATAGGCTTATGGTTGCAGGGCTGCTGGCCCTGATGATGTCGATCCCTGCTATGGCCGAAGATGCAGCACTGCCGGGGCCGGTGAAGGCTGAAGATGCGGTTCAGGAAGACCCGATGCATCGCGAGATGCTGGACATCGCCAAGGATCTGCGTTGTGCCGTGTGCCAGAACCAGCCGGTATCGGAATCCAATTCCGAACTGGCGCGGGACATGCGCGTGATTATCCGCGAACAGCTGGAACAGGGTAAATCGCGCAGCGATATTGTCCAGTATTTTGTAGAGCGCTATGGCAACTTTGTATTGATGAAGGCGCCTTACAGCGGCACCGGCACCGTGTTGTGGTTGCTGCCGGCGATCCTGGTGGTGTTGGCGGTATTGGCAGCAGCGGTGTACCTGCGCAGCCGGCTTGGTTCCGGATCCGGTGCACGTGACACAGCCGATACTACAGATGCCGCAACCGCGGTGAGTGAAGAAGATCGTGAACGAATCCGAGCCTTGCGTGAAAAGGGGGGTGTATGA